Proteins from one Rhodothermus bifroesti genomic window:
- a CDS encoding heme exporter protein CcmB, with the protein MKVWLRGFWAVFEKDIKLELRARYAIHMLLLFALSALVVVAFAVGPSPLSAQVQAALLWMVILFAAAVGLGRAFISEEERGTILLLQLNVRPGAVYSGKLLVNFVLLLALNLVAVGAFALLLGAEVAWPGLLVLTLILGSIGLAGATTLLSALIARAAGGRGALLPVLLFPVLVPLLLAAVDATRSALLVAEGWTVAADALLTLLGFGGAVITAAVLLFEYIWLD; encoded by the coding sequence GGTCTGGTTGCGTGGATTTTGGGCCGTTTTCGAAAAGGATATCAAGCTGGAACTCCGGGCGCGCTATGCCATCCACATGCTCCTGCTGTTTGCACTTAGCGCGTTGGTTGTGGTGGCTTTTGCAGTAGGGCCATCGCCACTGAGCGCTCAAGTGCAGGCTGCGCTGTTGTGGATGGTGATTTTGTTTGCGGCAGCTGTAGGGTTGGGGCGCGCCTTCATCAGTGAGGAAGAGCGGGGTACCATTTTGCTTCTTCAGCTCAACGTGCGGCCGGGTGCCGTCTACAGCGGCAAATTGCTGGTAAACTTTGTGCTCCTGTTGGCTTTGAACCTGGTAGCCGTGGGGGCGTTTGCATTGTTGCTAGGCGCCGAGGTTGCCTGGCCCGGACTGCTTGTGCTGACGTTGATCCTGGGATCTATAGGACTGGCGGGTGCGACAACGCTGCTAAGTGCGCTCATTGCCCGGGCAGCTGGAGGGCGCGGCGCTTTGCTTCCCGTGTTGTTGTTTCCTGTGTTGGTGCCGTTGCTGCTGGCTGCTGTCGACGCCACGCGAAGCGCACTCCTTGTGGCCGAGGGGTGGACGGTAGCTGCCGATGCCTTACTGACGCTGCTGGGGTTTGGGGGCGCTGTGATTACAGCGGCTGTACTTTTATTTGAGTATATCTGGCTGGACTAG